The following coding sequences are from one Rutidosis leptorrhynchoides isolate AG116_Rl617_1_P2 chromosome 11, CSIRO_AGI_Rlap_v1, whole genome shotgun sequence window:
- the LOC139874341 gene encoding putative F-box protein At3g47150 produces the protein MSNYMILEIQIKIFCHLPVKSLIRFRSVSKEWKSLIDSSEFNSNYIIGQAQRKRLLLRVYTGYVADDLERGRYCWIVDDDDDDTFPQHMISLRYSQSAKLVSKFVGSSHGLLCFNNEYLGEDDYFNRYVIWNPSIRKSVTIDVSYNGGGSVGFGVCPKSLDPKIVRINIAILPYDDYIPGPCDNFIVSFDLTSEEFKKISVPNKLSHNPFQIFNLRGSIGVVQREISGSNEEFHKVWLMDHVSKSFIELFNVTSPERWWKVLGFRNNDQLIIVKEKIDEYRKELVAYEPDSKQFNNLGLYVDCDSFDSSYIESLLLLNQSDALNDDEAR, from the exons ATGTCAAATTACATGATTTTGGAAATACAAATCAAAATCTTTTGTCATCTTCCTGTTAAATCGCTTATTCGATTTAGATCGGTCTCGAAAGAATGGAAGTCTTTGATTGATAGCTCTGAATTTAATTCCAATTACATTATCGGCCAGGCGCAGAGAAAACGTCTTCTTTTAAGGGTGTACACAGGTTATGTGGCTGATGATCTTGAAAGAGGAAGGTATTGTTGgatagttgatgatgatgatgatgatactttccCCCAACACATGATCTCCTTGAGGTATTCTCAGTCCGCAAAACTAGTTTCTAAGTTTGTGGGTAGCTCGCACGGTTTGCTTTGTTTTAATAATGAATATCTAGGTGAAGATGATTATTTCAATCGTTACGTTATTTGGAATCCATCCATAAGAAAATCAGTAACAATTGATGTGTCTTATAATGGAGGTGGTTCTGTCGGTTTTGGAGTTTGTCCTAAGTCTCTTGACCCTAAGATTGTCAGAATAAATATAGCTATTCTTCCATATGATGATTATATTCCAG GTCCTTGCGATAATTTTATTGTATCGTTTGATTTGACAAGTGAAGAATTTAAAAAAATAAGTGTTCCAAACAAGTTATCCCACAATCCTTTCCAAATATTTAATTTAAGAGGGTCTATAGGAGTCGTTCAAAGAGAAATAAGTGGCTCAAATGAAGAATTTCACAAGGTGTGGTTGATGGACCATGTTTCAAAATCGTTTATCGAACTCTTCAATGTTACCTCCCCAGAGAGGTGGTGGAAAGTATTGGGATTTAGGAATAATGACCAACTTATAATAGTAAAAGAAAAAATTGATGAATATAGAAAGGAGCTTGTAGCTTATGAACCTGACTCGAAACAGTTCAACAATCTTGGGTTATATGTCGATTGTGACTCTTTTGACTCCTCCTACATAGAATCACTACTTCTGCTTAATCAATCAGACGCACTAAATGATGATGAAGCTAGGTGA